A genome region from Arachis duranensis cultivar V14167 chromosome 6, aradu.V14167.gnm2.J7QH, whole genome shotgun sequence includes the following:
- the LOC107491811 gene encoding glutathione synthetase, chloroplastic — MGVSLCFTTSATYTLPSFSSSYNRSPSLSQTLFFPFCPKPLFSLNLMSKSKCGNVDDHTLTSSLFDYHRFDHQLLQSIAYDSLVWASLHGLLVGHKSIQNSGTVPGVGLVHAPFALLPNPFPEIHWKQACHLAPLFNELVDRVSLDGKFLQESLSRTKKVDEFTSRLLDIHSKMLEINKKEDIRLGLHRSDYMLDEQTNSLLQIELNTISSSFAGLSSLVSKLHRNTLSHYGKLLGLDSERVPANNSVNLFVEALAKAWSEYNNPRAVIMFIVQAVERNMYDQHFLSVYLRERHHITTIRKTLAEVDQEGELLPDGTLAVGGQAIAVIYFRAGYTPADFPSESFSLVDLSFLSVWIKSISRFLENKDDIAKLRECFAGLWSLDDSDIARKAIERPELYVMKPQREGGGNNIYGDAVRETLQKLQKAGSQEDAAYILMQRIFPTTSAAILMRDGCWHKDHAISELGIYGTYLRNKDKVIMNNQSGYLMRTKVSSSDEGGVAAGFAVLDSVYLT, encoded by the exons ATGGGTGTGAGCTTATGCTTCACCACTTCCGCCACTTACACTCTTCCTTCATTCTCCTCCTCCTACAACAGATCACCATCGCTTTCCCAAACCCTGTTTTTCCCGTTTTGCCCCAAGCCCCTCTTCTCCCTCAACCTCATGTCCAAGTCCAAGTGTGGCAACGTTGATGACCACACGCTCACGTCATCACTCTTCGATTACCATCGCTTCGATCATCAACTGCTCCAATCCATCGCTTACGATTCTCTTGTTTGGGCCTCACTTCACGGCCTCCTCGTTGGCCACAAATCCATCCAG AATTCCGGAACTGTCCCTGGTGTTGGCTTGGTTCATGCGCCCTTTGCATTGTTGCCGAATCCATTCCCTGAGATTCATTGGAAGCAAGCGTGTCACTTAGCCCCTTTGTTCAATGAACTTGTTGATCGAGTTAGTTTGGACGGAAAATTTCTCCAAGAATCTCTCTCCAG AACTAAGAAGGTTGATGAATTTACCTCCAGACTTTTAGATATTCATTCCAAGATGCTAGAGATTAACAAGAAAGAg gaTATACGATTGGGATTACATCGTTCAGACTATATGCTTGATGAACAGACTAACTCACTTCTACAAATAGAGCTCAACACTATTTCCTCTTCTTTTGCTGGTCTTAGCAGCCTTGTGTCCAAACTTCATAG GAACACACTAAGTCACTATGGAAAATTGCTTGGACTAGATTCTGAAAGGGTTCCTGCCAATAATTCTGTCAACCTGTTTGTAGAGGCATTAGCTAAAGCTTGGAGTGAGTATAATAACCCCAG GGCTGTGATTATGTTTATAGTTCAGGCTGTGGAACGAAACATGTATGACCAACATTTTCTCTCTGTATATCTAAGAGAAAG GCATCACATTACAACCATACGAAAAACATTGGCAGAAGTTGATCAAGAAGGAGAACTACTACCGGATGGAACACTTGCTGT GGGTGGACAAGCAATTGCTGTCATTTACTTCAGGGCTGGCTATACACCAGCTGACTTTCCTTCAGAATCA TTTTCTCTGGTTGATTTATCTTTCCTAAGTGTCTGGATTAAATCTATAAGCAGGTTCCTTGAAAACAAAGATGATATTGCCAAACTGCGTGAATGCTTTGCGGGATTGTGGAGTTTGGATGACTCAGATATTGCAAGAAAAGCAATTGAAAGGCCAGAACTATATGTGATGAAGCCCCAAAGAGAAGGAGGAG GAAACAACATTTATGGTGATGCTGTGAGGGAAACCCTCCAAAAATTACAGAAAGCAGGTTCTCAAGAAGATGCAGCTTACATTCTTATGCAGAGAATATTTCCAACTACTAGTGCAGCAATTTTGATGCGTGATGGTTGTTGGCATAAGGATCATGCCATTTCCGAACTCGGGATATATGGTACTTATTTAAG GAATAAGGATAAGGTCATCATGAACAACCAAAGTGGGTATTTGATGCGTACAAAAGTATCGTCATCGGATGAAGGTGGAGTTGCAGCTGGTTTTGCAGTATTAGATAGTGTATACCTCACTTGA
- the LOC107492099 gene encoding uncharacterized protein LOC107492099, producing MRAWRVHPPHGVLKWVLVWMSFCFIVFKVGPPSQWRLKDATTVHSPCPPCEECFCSLPEYPFNPSDCGKHDPAMSEEMHKDPVTMLSEEINLQKIVANESMEHARRLVMDARKSISHYQEEAVKCNLAVETCEEARERAETQLIQERRLTALWENRAREYGWKDTTR from the exons ATGAGGGCGTGGAGGGTTCATCCACCACATGGCGTTTTGAAGTGGGTTTTAGTTTGGATGAGTTTTTGTTTCATTGTATTCAAAGTTGGACCACCCTCCCAATGGCGGTTGAAAGATGCCACAACTGTTCATTCTCCATGTCCTCCATGTGAAGAATGCTTTTGCTCTCTGCCTGAGTATCCCTTCAATCCTTCGG ACTGCGGTAAACATGATCCAGCTATGAGCGAAGAAATGCATAAGGATCCAGTGACCATGCTCTCTGAGGAGataaatttgcagaaaattgtAGCCAATGAGAGCATGGAACATGCTAGAAGATTAGTAATGGATGCAAGGAAAAGCATATCACATTACCAAGAGGAAGCAGTAAAGTGCAACTTGGCGGTGGAAACTTGTGAAGAAGCAAGAGAGAGGGCAGAGACACAGCTCATTCAAGAACGCAGGCTAACAGCTTTATGGGAAAACAGAGCTCGTGAATATGGATGGAAGGACACAACACGCTAA
- the LOC107492098 gene encoding phosphoglycerate mutase-like protein AT74 — protein MHQHKVLPKRIILVRHGESHGNLDTAAYTTTPDHKIDLTPTGIAQAQNAGACIRAAIASDSSSPNWRLYFYVSPYARARSTLRELGRSFSRTRVIGVREECRIREQDFGNFQERERMDSIMETRLRYGRFYYRFPEGESAADVFDRVSSFLESLWRDIDMNRLNQDLSHDLNLIIVTHGLASRVFLMRWFKWTVEQFELLNNPANCEIRIMQLGAGGEYSLAVHHTEEELLQWGLSLEMIADQKWRAQANKGAWNDQVPVCLNAFFDNLPDSDDDNVNLNEIKNSPMNKKKMKRKEIR, from the exons ATGCATCAACACAAGGTGCTTCCGAAGAGAATAATACTGGTGCGCCACGGCGAGTCGCACGGTAACCTCGACACGGCGGCGTACACCACCACTCCCGACCACAAGATCGATCTAACGCCCACCGGAATCGCTCAAGCGCAGAATGCCGGGGCATGCATCCGTGCCGCCATTGCCTCCGACTCATCCTCCCCGAACTGGCGCCTGTACTTCTACGTGTCGCCCTACGCGCGCGCCAGATCCACGCTCCGGGAGTTAGGTCGCTCGTTCTCGAGGACGCGCGTGATAGGCGTGAGGGAAGAATGCCGCATTCGGGAGCAGGACTTCGGGAACTTCCAGGAGCGTGAGCGCATGGATTCTATCATGGAGACTCGGTTACGATACGGCAGATTCTACTACCGCTTCCCTGAGGGCGAGTCCGCCGCCGATGTCTTCGATCGCGTTTCCA GTTTCCTTGAATCTCTGTGGAGGGACATTGACATGAATAGGCTCAATCAAGACCTTTCCCATGATCTAAACCTGATAATTGTCACACATGGGCTAGCATCCCGTGTTTTCCTCATGAGGTGGTTCAAGTGGACGGTTGAACAGTTTGAGCTTCTGAACAATCCTGCAAACTGTGAGATCCGCATCATGCAGTTGGGTGCTGGTGGAGAATACAGCTTGGCAGTCCATCATACGGAGGAAGAACTGCTTCAATGGGGGCTCTCTCTTGAAATGATAGCTGATCAGAAATGGCGAGCCCAGGCAAACAAGGGTGCCTGGAATGATCAGGTTCCCGTGTGTCTTAATGCATTTTTTGATAACCTTCCTGATTCTGATGATGACAATGTAAACCTAAATGAG ATTAAAAATTCCCCaatgaacaagaagaaaatgaagaggaaGGAGATAAGATGA